The Malus domestica chromosome 08, GDT2T_hap1 genomic interval CATGATGACTACTTAATGCTTtcattttctgtttctttttttcaaGCATTAACCTGAATAACTGCAGATATATGTTCAAAGTGGTGGAAAgtcaccccccccccccgactCACATTACCAGATAAAACTAAACCCACTTTGCATACAATGTTTTAGTCCTTATTGTCCGATGAAGCTTCACCAACTTATGTGGAACCCGAACATGAAACATGCCAAACAAAAAACTAGAGAAGTTGAGTAGTACCTTATCACGGATACGCATACTCATCATTGGAATGTCAGATATAAATATAGTGTGATAATTTTCTGCAACTGCAATATAATCAGCTGCACCTACCTAAATTCAATAACAAAAGCAGagagaaaatataaaacaatCATCAGATATAGAAAATAGATGTAAGATATAACACGAAACTTGCAAACACAGACAAAGGCAAGAGTAATACCGGCCGACCACAGAGATAATCAAATGCGAACCGTGCCGCTCCATTAGAGCATTCGGGAACCTCCAGTGTTCTGATTTACGAACCAAGTGTCTTTAATTACATAATGGATTATGACAAATAAAttgttatttcaaattttagaaGTACCTCCCGAACATCACTCGAATAGTATCCGAGGCAATCTGTCCCCCTATTTGGTTTGTGACTTCATGCCACTTCTTCTCAAATTTCTCCATAGCAACGCTGTCTGAGGGCCAGAAGTAGTGAACCTGTATGTTTAAGCTGGTCAAGTTTTACGCGACAGTATTATCTATATGCCTTTTCTAACTACTAGATGGAAACAACTACTCCAAAATGCAAGAGAGTAGGAACTCTGTttctataatttaaaaaaaaaaaaaaaaacaagatacAGAATTGTGAATGGACTGATGAGTCAGTGAAGCATATCCATCAAATACATGAAGAACAACTAAAGAATGACGGGAAAATAGCCATGACTTACAGCACTCATATATGAAGCTGTTGTCAACGAGTGCAACGAAATAGAAGTAATATTTCACATGTATTTGCCAAAAAAGAAAATGCTTCATGCTTACCTGGTCTGCAGATCTTTGACTTTGAGCTATAACACGACGATAATCAATCTCACTTCCAATGAGAACAGTCTCACAGTGCTCATTCAGTTTGCGAACAAACTTTTGGAAGATCTCCCGCTGCATACCATCCTGCATAagaaatttttgtttcaaaagaaaaaggtagAGAAATGTTGGTCCAAGAAAAAAGGATGAAAACTTCTTATCAACATAACAATCAAGTTGCTAAATAATTCAAAGATCGGTTACAAAGTATTGATTTTAGGCCATCTTCATCACTCCTTACCCATGAAGTTACATGAATAGGCACAATGCCAAAGGATTATCGAGAGAAATAAATTGGCAGGGAATATGGATGGTTTATCACAGTATTAAAGAAACACACATGTGCACCTGATTTAAGTCTGTTGGCGCTCGATTACTGGTGGCAACAAAAACAGTTCCGGTACTTAACAATCTGCTAACAATTCCAGATAAGGCCACAATAGCAAATACATCAACAGTCtgaaatagaaagaaagaaattccAAGTCACAAGATGAGCAGCAGAACATTTAAGCTAGGTTTTCCCCCAGCGTGTTGTAGAAAATACGGAACCATTATTGATACATGAATGCCAAGTTGATCCTATTTAAGTTTAACTTAACAAGTTTAATTCAACCTTGcgattagaaaaaaaatgatcaCAAACTGcaataaacaataaataaaGGACAAAACAGCAAGACCTAAAAACATTAAATCTTGACTGACTGATCCATTAGAAACTTTACGATCATTTCTGTAAGGCATTATAGGCTACATATAAGCTATGGACTAGGATCCTTCAAGCTTGATTTGAGACAGCAAATACTAGCTCTATTTAATTGGTAATAGGTTACAAGTCATACATGTGTCCCCGATTAAATCTGTTAGCCCACATTAATCTGACCTGTATTTCGTCAAAACAGAGAATGCTACCACCCTTTTGATTTGCCTGCCGGTCTATGAGCAGCTTATCTGCTACAGCTGGAAGGATGTTTTTCATCTGAACCTCTTGCTTATATCTCTCTTCAGCAGCGACCCACTCCTTCACCCTCGAatcaaagggaagattcattaCCCAATTGGAAAGGCTTGAATGCAAAGACTTTTCCTCCACTTGGCTTTTCCAAATCTGATGCATTTGTTCGTTAATCTTTAACATTGCCTGCAAGTAAAGATGTTAAAAGAATAACTTGCATTCTCATGGTCAACTTGGGTAGAAGATGATCCACATATTTCAAGGACGTACGGTTCGAAATAAAATGCGTATGATCAGTTAATGTCATCCAAAATTTGTCGAATCACACTCAAAAGCTCACCTCGTGAAAGTGATATCTCTTTCGATGCTTAACTATTCCTTCAGTGGCACTAAAAAACATGTCCATAAGCATCGTCTTTCCTGAATAGAAGTACCGAATTTCGATTCAAGCTGGCACACATTTGCTTTACAGATGATACACATACAAAAAACATAGCAACATACCACTTCCAACATTGCCGTAAATATACAGTCCCTTGGGAGCCGGAGGAGCAGTTGGGCGGCGACCAACGCGTGAATCTAACTTCCTCTCTCGATTAAGATACGAAACCCATTTCCCCACTCCGGGTTCTGCTTTATCAGGTTTCTTCCTGAGCCAAACAGAATCACAACATTGACATTCAGAAAACAGTAAAAAGAAACCGAAAATCTCTAAGCTTTTTCGACAAGCAATGGTATATGCCTATGCCTTACCGGGACAGCCATCTCTGCACAAACTTATTGCGCTGGTTGGTGACTGATGTCCATACATCATCTTTCTGCTGGCTCTCAGCTTCCTCCATTAAAAGCTTCCGCCGCTCGTCCTCTCTCCGCCTCTCCCAAATCGCAAGCTTTTCCTGCAAAATGTgaagaaaatttcaaaattctcCGACCAGTTCTCAAATtacaactttgaattcaaaTGTAGGAGCTGAAAATTAACGATTTTTTCACATGATAATCCTCCATTTCTCTCTCGTACTGCTCCAATCTCCCGAGCAACTCCTCCAATTGAAAAGCCACCGTCTCTTGCTTCGGATCATGCTGCAGCTTCCCTTCCTCGACGAGGCTCTTGTACTGCGTTAGTGGCCCTGAAAGCACAAGGATTCCAATTgaatttctagagagagaaattcGATTtgaaattctagagagagagagagagagagagagagagagagaggaacctGGACCTGGAGGCTTAATAGAGGAAGGTTGGGCTCGATCACAGTGAAAACGCACCGCATTGAAGCACCGGAGCTTGGAGGTTGTTTGGCCTCGAACAAACCCTAGAAACAAACGCGCTGAGATCGACGACGCTTTTCTCATTCTTCCACCCAGCTAATTGGATTGGAATTATCAAACTCTGGAGTGGCGTTATTGATTTCTCACCAACTGTTAACGAAACATCAGAAACCAGAAAAGCGTACCAGTAAGTCGAGAGGTAGAAGACGACGTGACGTGGCCACAAATTCCACCAGCCACGTGGAAAAGCGGAAAGTGCGGGAGGATCCATTGTCGTTTTGTTAAATCCTGCTTttgcttttatgttttttatttaccGTTAACCGTTGGGAGCTTTTGAAATGCAAAGGCTCGTCAAGACCGCCATTTTTACCGCCAACAGAAGAGAAGCAGAGCAGAGCTGCTTGGCGCTCCTCCAAGGGTGCGACGCCGTTTCAAAGCTCTCCCAGATCCACGCCCACGTGTTGAAATCGGGGCTCCAAAACAATCCGCTAGTACTCACCAAGTTCGCCGCCACGGCCTCCGACCTTAAAGCCATCGACTAcgcctcctccttcctcttctccGGCGACGCCGATACGCATCTTTACGATTCGTTCCTCTTCAATACTGTAATTAGAGCTTACGCGCAGACCAGCCATGAAAAGCATAAAGCTTTGTGCTTTTACAATGTTATGGTTCAAGGTTCTGTTTTGCCTAATAAATTCACCTACCCTTTTGTCCTCAAGGCCTGTGCTGGAATTGGGGACTTGAATTTGGGGAAGTCGGTTCATGGGTCGGTGGTGAAATTCGGGTTCG includes:
- the LOC103450115 gene encoding uncharacterized protein isoform X1 translates to MRKASSISARLFLGFVRGQTTSKLRCFNAVRFHCDRAQPSSIKPPGPGPLTQYKSLVEEGKLQHDPKQETVAFQLEELLGRLEQYEREMEDYHEKLAIWERRREDERRKLLMEEAESQQKDDVWTSVTNQRNKFVQRWLSRKKPDKAEPGVGKWVSYLNRERKLDSRVGRRPTAPPAPKGLYIYGNVGSGKTMLMDMFFSATEGIVKHRKRYHFHEAMLKINEQMHQIWKSQVEEKSLHSSLSNWVMNLPFDSRVKEWVAAEERYKQEVQMKNILPAVADKLLIDRQANQKGGSILCFDEIQTVDVFAIVALSGIVSRLLSTGTVFVATSNRAPTDLNQDGMQREIFQKFVRKLNEHCETVLIGSEIDYRRVIAQSQRSADQVHYFWPSDSVAMEKFEKKWHEVTNQIGGQIASDTIRVMFGRTLEVPECSNGAARFAFDYLCGRPVGAADYIAVAENYHTIFISDIPMMSMRIRDKARRFITLIDELYNHHCRLFCSAASSIDELFQGTEEGTLFDLESFQFETETEGSKLRRDVLAEGNVSSGGAPTGIISMLSGQEEMFAFRRAVSRLIEMQTPVYLEGVHSLHPYFQKQRRGFESISSRNIQPQLSY
- the LOC103450115 gene encoding uncharacterized protein isoform X2, which codes for MRKASSISARLFLGFVRGQTTSKLRCFNAVRFHCDRAQPSSIKPPGPLTQYKSLVEEGKLQHDPKQETVAFQLEELLGRLEQYEREMEDYHEKLAIWERRREDERRKLLMEEAESQQKDDVWTSVTNQRNKFVQRWLSRKKPDKAEPGVGKWVSYLNRERKLDSRVGRRPTAPPAPKGLYIYGNVGSGKTMLMDMFFSATEGIVKHRKRYHFHEAMLKINEQMHQIWKSQVEEKSLHSSLSNWVMNLPFDSRVKEWVAAEERYKQEVQMKNILPAVADKLLIDRQANQKGGSILCFDEIQTVDVFAIVALSGIVSRLLSTGTVFVATSNRAPTDLNQDGMQREIFQKFVRKLNEHCETVLIGSEIDYRRVIAQSQRSADQVHYFWPSDSVAMEKFEKKWHEVTNQIGGQIASDTIRVMFGRTLEVPECSNGAARFAFDYLCGRPVGAADYIAVAENYHTIFISDIPMMSMRIRDKARRFITLIDELYNHHCRLFCSAASSIDELFQGTEEGTLFDLESFQFETETEGSKLRRDVLAEGNVSSGGAPTGIISMLSGQEEMFAFRRAVSRLIEMQTPVYLEGVHSLHPYFQKQRRGFESISSRNIQPQLSY